GTCGACGTTGTTGAAGCCCAGGCGGCCGCATACGCTCAGGCTTTGCGCGGCTTGCAGCAGCTGGCTGGCGATGCCCTGGCGGCGGCAGGGCGGGCTGACCTGCAGTTCGGCGACCTCGCCGTCCGGCGACATCAGCAGCGAGCCCAGGGTCTGTCCGTCCCGGTCCACGCTCAGCCAGCGCAACGGCGGATCGGCGCGCAGCAGCGATTCGCGGCGGTTGGGCACGGCCGGCGGATAGGCGAGGGCGTCGGGGGCGGGCCATCGAGCCGGATCGTGGGCGGTATGGATGGTCACCGGCCATCGGCAGGCGGCCTGGACTGGCGCTTGCAGTTGGTAGCAGTCCAGCTTGCGTAGCGGCTCAAAACCCAGCGAAGCGTAAGCGTCGCGCGCCCGCTGATTGCCGTCTATCACCTCCAGGCGCTGGCGGCGTATGCCATGGGCGGCCAGCAGCCTGCCGACCAG
This genomic window from Chromobacterium violaceum ATCC 12472 contains:
- a CDS encoding GNAT family N-acetyltransferase, with protein sequence MKIASLAGLAPDDIHPCFLDAFSDYLVPAQPSLPQLAAMLRRRGWIPELSAGAWLDGRLAGFWLCAAPEIDGEREGYCIAAGVSPAARRRRALTDMAGLVGRLLAAHGIRRQRLEVIDGNQRARDAYASLGFEPLRKLDCYQLQAPVQAACRWPVTIHTAHDPARWPAPDALAYPPAVPNRRESLLRADPPLRWLSVDRDGQTLGSLLMSPDGEVAELQVSPPCRRQGIASQLLQAAQSLSVCGRLGFNNVDSRDLPLLSLLLRHQAVYRLSQWEMTLSAPR